In one Mastacembelus armatus chromosome 19, fMasArm1.2, whole genome shotgun sequence genomic region, the following are encoded:
- the tmem204 gene encoding transmembrane protein 204: MAVQRLVVAAVAIALLSLVLNNVAAFTPSWVLQALEDGRKRSVGLWRMCPTVGERGRDDLQAVRKGLGTQRPCEGLGWGSEYAGYQESRSTVKLQFDMMRACNLMATLALTTGQLIFLLGLMELPFITQESQWWEEAIAAFFQLASFVLMIGLVTFYRIGPYTHLSYSCYLDIAACLLATIAAVMLIWNILHRRDGLAPQVIIIGPPPTSPFHARIDNDYVESPC; the protein is encoded by the exons ATGGCCGTACAGAGGCTGGTGGTGGCAGCAGTGGCAATTGCCCTGCTGTCCCTGGTCCTCAACAATGTTGCAGCCTTTACCCCCAGCTGGGTCCTGCAAGCCCTGGAAGACGGACGCAAACGGAGTGTTGGACTATGGAGGATGTGCCCCACAGTTGGGGAAAGGGGCCGTGATGATCTGCAGGCTGTGAGAAAGGGGCTAGGGACACAGAGGCCATGTGAAGGCCTTGGATGGGGTTCTGAGTATGCAGGCTATCAAGAATCCCGCAGTACAGTTAAAT TGCAGTTTGATATGATGCGAGCATGTAACCTGATGGCGACGTTGGCCCTGACCACCGGTCAGCTGATTTTCCTTCTGGGCCTGATGGAGCTACCTTTTATCACGCAGGAGTCACAGTGGTGGGAGGAGGCCATCGCTGCATTCTTCCAGTTAGCCA GTTTTGTGCTCATGATTGGACTTGTGACCTTCTACAGGATTGGGCCCTACACACACCTATCCTACTCCTGCTACCTGGACATAGCTGCTTGCCTGCTGGCAACGATAGCTGCGGTGATGCTCATCTGGAACATTTTACATCGTCGTGATGGTCTAGCACCGCAAGTTATAATCATCGGTCCTCCACCGACATCACCTTTCCATGCGCGTATAGACAATGACTACGTGGAGTCACCTTGTTGA